Proteins encoded in a region of the Corynebacterium genitalium ATCC 33030 genome:
- the pta gene encoding phosphate acetyltransferase, which yields MANRSVLITTVGRTLDGIDVDALAQESNLTAVRLSEHEADVSAVVSADLLSAGDSLIVGTGDYNYDADAASALGVPVLVVAAAEEVAELAKKRIDELGATVAAVVADVDAAAINTALTTETEQVMSAAVFENWLLNRAKEKRSHIVLPEGEDDRILEAADQLLAQDVADITILGDSDDIARRADSKGLNLSKANIIDHLNSELLEEFAADFAELRKKKGISIEEARETMKDISYFATMMVHKGLADGMVSGAAHTTAHTIKPSFQIIKTAPGATVVSSIFLMVMRGRLWAFGDCAVNPNPTAEQIGEIAAVSAQTAAQFGIDPKVAVLSYSTGTSGSGPDVDRAVEATAKAKELAPDVAIDGPLQFDAACDPGVGKKKAPDSPVAGEANVFIFPDLEAGNAGYKIAQRTAGALAVGPILQGLNKPVNDLSRGATVPDIVNTVAITAIQAQGAH from the coding sequence ATGGCTAACAGGTCCGTTTTGATCACCACGGTAGGCCGCACCCTCGACGGCATCGACGTAGATGCGCTGGCTCAGGAATCCAACCTGACCGCCGTGCGTCTCAGCGAGCACGAGGCTGATGTTTCCGCCGTCGTGTCCGCAGACCTGCTGTCCGCAGGCGACTCCCTGATCGTCGGTACCGGCGACTACAACTACGACGCTGACGCCGCATCCGCGCTGGGCGTTCCCGTGCTCGTCGTCGCTGCCGCCGAGGAAGTCGCAGAACTGGCGAAGAAACGCATCGATGAGCTCGGTGCCACCGTCGCCGCCGTGGTGGCCGATGTTGACGCTGCTGCCATCAACACCGCACTGACCACCGAGACCGAGCAGGTCATGTCCGCAGCCGTGTTTGAGAACTGGCTGCTCAATCGTGCCAAAGAGAAGCGCTCCCACATCGTCCTGCCGGAGGGCGAGGATGACCGCATTCTCGAGGCCGCTGACCAACTCCTCGCGCAGGACGTTGCCGACATCACCATCCTGGGTGACAGCGACGATATCGCCCGCCGCGCTGACAGCAAGGGCCTGAACCTATCCAAGGCGAACATCATTGACCACCTCAACTCCGAGCTGCTGGAAGAGTTCGCCGCAGACTTCGCCGAGCTGCGCAAGAAGAAGGGCATCTCCATCGAGGAGGCCCGCGAGACCATGAAGGACATCTCCTACTTCGCCACCATGATGGTCCACAAGGGGCTGGCAGACGGCATGGTATCCGGTGCCGCGCACACCACCGCGCACACTATTAAGCCGTCCTTCCAGATCATCAAGACCGCTCCAGGCGCGACCGTGGTGTCCTCGATCTTCCTCATGGTCATGCGCGGCCGCCTCTGGGCCTTCGGCGACTGCGCCGTGAACCCGAACCCGACCGCGGAGCAGATCGGCGAGATCGCTGCCGTCTCCGCGCAGACCGCCGCCCAGTTCGGCATCGACCCGAAGGTCGCCGTGCTGTCCTACTCCACCGGCACCTCCGGCTCCGGCCCGGACGTTGACCGCGCTGTTGAGGCCACCGCGAAGGCGAAGGAGCTCGCTCCGGACGTGGCCATCGACGGCCCGCTGCAGTTCGACGCCGCATGCGACCCGGGCGTGGGCAAGAAGAAGGCGCCGGATTCCCCGGTCGCCGGTGAAGCCAACGTGTTCATCTTCCCGGACCTCGAGGCAGGCAACGCCGGCTACAAGATAGCTCAGCGCACCGCCGGCGCGCTCGCTGTCGGCCCGATTCTGCAGGGCCTGAACAAGCCGGTCAACGACCTGTCCCGTGGCGCGACCGTCCCGGACATTGTCAACACCGTCGCAATCACCGCTATCCAGGCACAAGGAGCACACTAA
- a CDS encoding serine/threonine protein kinase, translating into MTDAPEPTERAEHPEPTERSEHPEPLSPAKTHAVKFDPSADGPGTEDRDPDDAESTSAVAFDPFADDDDADDDEWGDDFDPYSGTGEFEGILKDLDKLRSGDSGATGPTTGPGTDPATAAATAAASGPSFTGSSSTGPAGLTDAQLQELQKSTSERSRRQALETFMERRATKRKGRTVADGMVELPWIPPTDPKDAIKDPTNAVVNKGIPEPQLHPGDVVAGQYEIQGVIAHGGMGWIYLAQDHHVAGRVVVLKGMQAEKSVDETAAAAAEREFLADITHPGIVKIFNFIDDPRVSGGFIVMEFVGGPSLRERRNEQRNHLLPIDLAIAYILEVLPALGYLHARGVVYNDLKPDNIIVAEDQVKLIDLGAVSGIGAYGYIYGTKGYQAPEVASQGPSITSDIYTIGRTLAALILDLPKENGVLTMELPTPTQSPTLRRHISLYRLLVRCCDPDPAQRFSSVGELQVQLLGVLREVLAVRDGLYFPQQHSLFSPQRTTFGTKHLVFRTDQLIDGIDRTAEITPSEVVSALPTPLIDRSDVGAGMLTGSSYAEPQETLETLRQAMQTPEYEHSAEIPFGVVRAMLDLGLTTQARHWLSQLNERLREDWRFHWYSGVTELVHGDFVAAQRDFAQVLDIVPGEAAPKLALAAVDELLLQEAGLQQQQLIDATLSRHLASIRSDLGELPDSYFVRLEKDGDITPNWSHISQKPETLRLNAMRLYALVWAANQTTVSSAFGLARQLIFEGEVEMAVAALDKVPMSSRHHRMAKLTTILYLVSGDLTESRIRRAARRLEEIPTNEPRLLQIKIAVLRAGLTYLIEQDVLEAASRNQLFEYDFTIHGLRRGLAITLREQARRAPFARHRYALVDTANQVRPATWF; encoded by the coding sequence ATGACTGACGCACCCGAGCCGACCGAGCGCGCCGAGCACCCCGAGCCGACCGAGCGCTCCGAGCACCCCGAGCCGCTTTCCCCCGCCAAAACCCACGCGGTGAAATTCGACCCGTCCGCTGACGGCCCGGGCACAGAAGACCGCGATCCGGATGACGCCGAAAGCACCAGCGCCGTCGCCTTCGACCCCTTCGCCGACGACGATGATGCTGATGATGACGAGTGGGGAGATGACTTCGACCCCTACTCCGGCACCGGCGAGTTCGAGGGCATTCTCAAGGACTTGGACAAGCTGCGCAGCGGCGACAGCGGGGCGACCGGCCCGACCACCGGCCCCGGCACGGACCCGGCCACCGCAGCAGCTACGGCTGCCGCCTCCGGTCCGAGTTTCACCGGTTCATCCAGCACCGGCCCGGCCGGTCTCACGGATGCGCAGCTGCAGGAGCTGCAGAAGAGCACCTCGGAAAGGTCGCGCAGGCAAGCGCTGGAGACGTTCATGGAGCGCCGCGCGACAAAGCGCAAGGGCCGCACAGTGGCCGACGGCATGGTGGAGCTGCCGTGGATCCCGCCGACGGACCCGAAGGATGCGATCAAGGATCCGACGAACGCCGTGGTGAACAAGGGCATCCCGGAACCGCAGCTGCACCCCGGCGATGTCGTGGCCGGCCAGTACGAGATCCAGGGTGTGATCGCCCACGGCGGCATGGGCTGGATTTACTTGGCGCAGGACCACCACGTCGCCGGCCGCGTGGTGGTGCTCAAGGGCATGCAGGCGGAAAAGAGCGTCGACGAGACGGCTGCGGCTGCGGCGGAGCGCGAGTTCCTGGCGGACATCACGCACCCGGGGATTGTGAAGATTTTCAACTTCATCGACGATCCGCGTGTTTCCGGCGGGTTCATTGTGATGGAGTTTGTGGGTGGGCCGTCGTTACGCGAAAGGCGCAATGAGCAGCGCAATCACCTCCTCCCCATCGACCTGGCAATCGCGTACATCCTGGAGGTGCTCCCCGCGCTGGGGTACCTGCACGCGCGCGGGGTGGTGTACAACGACCTGAAGCCGGACAACATCATTGTGGCCGAGGACCAGGTGAAACTGATCGATCTGGGCGCGGTCAGCGGCATCGGCGCGTACGGCTACATCTACGGAACGAAGGGCTACCAGGCGCCGGAGGTCGCGAGCCAGGGCCCGAGCATCACCAGCGATATTTACACCATTGGCCGCACGCTCGCCGCACTCATTTTGGACCTGCCGAAGGAAAACGGCGTGCTCACGATGGAGCTGCCCACGCCCACGCAATCGCCGACGCTGCGCCGCCACATTTCGCTCTACCGACTGCTCGTGCGCTGCTGCGACCCCGACCCGGCGCAACGTTTCTCCAGCGTGGGTGAGCTTCAAGTCCAGCTCCTCGGGGTGTTGCGCGAGGTGCTCGCCGTGCGCGACGGTCTCTACTTCCCGCAGCAGCATTCGCTGTTCTCGCCGCAACGTACGACATTCGGCACCAAGCACCTGGTCTTCCGGACCGATCAGCTTATCGACGGCATCGACCGCACCGCCGAAATCACCCCGTCCGAAGTCGTATCCGCGCTGCCCACGCCCCTGATTGACCGCAGCGATGTCGGTGCGGGCATGCTCACCGGTTCCTCCTACGCCGAGCCGCAGGAAACCCTGGAGACGCTGCGCCAAGCAATGCAGACCCCGGAGTACGAGCACTCCGCCGAGATTCCCTTCGGTGTCGTCCGCGCGATGCTCGACTTGGGCCTGACCACGCAAGCGCGCCACTGGCTCTCCCAACTCAACGAGCGGCTCCGCGAAGACTGGCGTTTCCACTGGTACAGCGGCGTCACTGAACTCGTCCACGGCGACTTCGTGGCAGCGCAGCGCGATTTCGCGCAAGTCCTCGACATCGTGCCGGGCGAGGCCGCGCCCAAACTCGCGCTCGCAGCCGTCGATGAGCTGTTATTGCAGGAAGCTGGCCTGCAACAGCAGCAGCTTATCGACGCCACCTTGTCCCGCCACCTCGCCTCCATCCGATCCGACTTAGGCGAGTTGCCGGACTCCTACTTTGTCCGGCTGGAGAAGGATGGCGACATCACGCCGAACTGGTCGCACATCTCGCAAAAACCGGAGACGCTGCGACTCAATGCAATGCGCCTGTACGCCCTGGTGTGGGCGGCGAACCAGACCACTGTGTCGTCCGCGTTCGGGCTCGCGCGCCAGCTCATCTTCGAAGGCGAAGTGGAAATGGCCGTGGCTGCCCTGGATAAGGTGCCGATGTCCTCGCGCCACCACCGGATGGCCAAACTGACCACGATTTTATATCTGGTCAGCGGGGACCTGACCGAGTCGCGCATTCGCCGCGCGGCCCGGCGCTTGGAGGAGATCCCGACCAACGAACCGCGGCTGTTGCAGATCAAGATCGCTGTACTGCGCGCCGGCCTGACTTACCTGATTGAGCAGGACGTCCTCGAGGCGGCATCGCGCAACCAATTGTTCGAGTATGACTTCACCATCCACGGCCTCCGCCGCGGCCTTGCCATTACCCTGCGAGAGCAAGCCCGGCGCGCACCGTTTGCCCGCCACCGGTATGCACTGGTGGACACGGCGAACCAGGTGCGGCCGGCAACCTGGTTTTAG
- a CDS encoding Ig-like domain-containing protein, protein MNNQNAAGMTVGLRRTLIALVTVVAVVMAAAFGMKQVPTANADTVDVTISDVTITKQAEPGDENPNIVKGNNVSVSMNWAANAPFKADDTFEVAFPETFKPQAGTEFDLKDEGGVVGGTCSVANGAQTLVCTLNNAFQEKDNVKGVIELRAQAEKANTEESYPFTVNGNQERTVSANVPGGVKDQGKIDKYNPVDQLEKSAHIAGLSDEYLLWNVLIPYDSFAGSDQIVIRDTLTSDNHKHINAIEPVQGEERRGASQRNLQNQTHPLNPSFEILNNGKELAVTIKPLKGKDPETGVDHTGEWQEGQDIHLTYWTQRLNPVTLEGDTYSNTVEVTAGETTTSAEAEVFWNTEGYGTIEGVNTGSFSLTKKVQVEGGEACGALGGAGYRVNVKITLPEGFEENKYPESERRGERDGKVITYTDTVKNGHTIRGYDMLPAGTVVEFSEVQPAIEDVTFEAPAFSQQQITIENENASNVAVTLTNSGQCTPPTTTSEETTPPTTTSEETSPPTTTSEETTTSEETTTSEETTTSEETTTSEETTTSEETTTSEETTTSEETTTSETTTSETTTPGETPENPGSSGDKKKLWWLLLLVPVVPGLIWLFGKDSGSSNPNPPVPGKPGEPGKPGEPGKPGEPSKPGEPDQPGEKPEPGEPSVVNTTGQPGAPGEGRQPIQSVPSGATEKGDDVADFIG, encoded by the coding sequence ATGAACAATCAGAATGCAGCCGGCATGACAGTCGGCCTGCGTCGAACGCTGATCGCTCTGGTGACAGTCGTCGCCGTAGTGATGGCAGCAGCGTTCGGTATGAAACAAGTGCCGACGGCTAACGCCGATACGGTGGACGTAACCATCTCGGATGTAACTATCACTAAGCAGGCTGAGCCGGGGGACGAAAACCCCAACATTGTAAAAGGCAATAACGTCTCAGTTTCCATGAACTGGGCTGCAAACGCTCCATTCAAAGCGGACGATACATTCGAAGTGGCTTTCCCGGAAACGTTCAAGCCCCAGGCGGGAACAGAGTTCGACCTTAAAGATGAGGGTGGCGTCGTCGGTGGTACGTGCTCTGTGGCGAACGGCGCCCAGACCCTTGTTTGTACGCTGAACAATGCATTCCAGGAAAAGGACAACGTCAAGGGCGTCATCGAGCTGCGCGCCCAGGCCGAAAAGGCCAATACGGAGGAGAGCTACCCGTTCACGGTAAATGGCAATCAGGAGCGCACCGTCAGTGCGAATGTGCCTGGTGGTGTGAAGGATCAGGGCAAGATCGACAAATATAACCCAGTCGACCAGCTGGAAAAGAGTGCTCACATTGCAGGACTCAGCGACGAGTACCTCCTCTGGAACGTCCTAATCCCGTATGACTCATTCGCGGGCTCCGATCAAATCGTGATCAGAGATACGCTTACGAGTGATAACCACAAGCACATCAACGCCATCGAGCCCGTTCAGGGGGAAGAACGTAGGGGTGCTTCCCAACGAAACCTCCAGAACCAGACTCATCCTTTGAATCCAAGTTTCGAGATCTTGAACAACGGCAAGGAGCTGGCGGTTACGATCAAACCGCTCAAGGGGAAGGATCCTGAAACTGGTGTAGACCACACTGGTGAGTGGCAAGAGGGCCAGGATATTCACCTGACTTACTGGACCCAGCGTTTGAACCCGGTCACTTTGGAAGGTGACACTTACTCGAACACTGTCGAGGTGACGGCCGGTGAAACCACCACTAGCGCTGAGGCGGAAGTCTTCTGGAACACCGAAGGCTACGGCACCATCGAAGGTGTCAACACGGGTTCCTTCTCACTGACCAAGAAGGTTCAGGTCGAGGGCGGAGAGGCCTGCGGTGCTCTTGGGGGAGCTGGCTACCGAGTCAACGTGAAGATCACCCTGCCGGAAGGCTTCGAGGAGAACAAGTACCCGGAGAGCGAACGCCGTGGTGAGCGCGATGGAAAGGTGATCACCTACACCGACACCGTGAAGAATGGCCACACTATCCGCGGTTACGACATGTTGCCGGCTGGCACCGTAGTCGAATTCAGCGAGGTTCAGCCGGCGATCGAAGATGTTACCTTCGAGGCGCCCGCGTTCTCCCAGCAGCAGATCACTATCGAGAACGAGAATGCCTCGAACGTTGCTGTGACGCTCACCAACTCTGGGCAGTGCACCCCGCCGACTACTACGTCGGAGGAAACCACCCCGCCGACTACTACGTCGGAGGAAACCAGCCCGCCGACCACTACCTCTGAGGAAACCACTACTTCGGAGGAGACCACTACCTCTGAGGAAACCACCACGTCGGAGGAGACCACTACCTCTGAGGAGACCACTACCTCGGAGGAGACCACTACCTCGGAGGAGACCACTACCTCTGAGGAAACCACCACGTCGGAGACGACCACTTCTGAGACCACCACCCCTGGTGAAACGCCAGAGAACCCGGGTAGCTCCGGGGACAAGAAGAAGCTGTGGTGGCTCCTGCTTTTGGTTCCGGTTGTTCCGGGTTTGATCTGGCTGTTTGGTAAGGACTCGGGCTCCTCTAACCCGAACCCGCCGGTTCCGGGTAAGCCGGGTGAACCGGGCAAGCCAGGTGAGCCGGGTAAACCAGGTGAGCCAAGTAAGCCGGGTGAACCGGACCAGCCGGGCGAAAAGCCTGAGCCGGGCGAGCCGAGCGTGGTGAACACGACGGGCCAGCCGGGTGCCCCCGGTGAAGGCCGCCAGCCGATTCAGTCCGTGCCGTCCGGTGCGACTGAGAAGGGCGACGACGTCGCTGACTTCATCGGCTAA
- a CDS encoding FAD-dependent oxidoreductase, translating to MSTPQDSLRVAVVGSGPAGIYASDLLIKSDLAQSGVDVKVDIFERMPAPFGLIRYGVAPDHPRIKGIVKSLHNVMDKPEIRLLGNVDVGTDITVEELQEYYDAVIFATGAVADRDLNIPGAELDGHHGAAEFVGFYDGNPDFTRDWDLTAEKIAIVGVGNVALDIARVLAKTADELHVTEIPDNVYENLGRSAAKEIHIFGRRGPAQAKFSPLELKELDHSPTIEVIVDPEDIDYDEASEQARRDSKSVDLICQTLEGYAMRDPKGAPHKLFIHFFESPVEITGEDGKVTGFITERTELDGNGGVTTTGETTTWDVQAVYRAVGYRSDAVNGVPFDDYKAVIPNDEGHVLTEPGGDIVPGLYATGWIKRGPVGLIGNTKSDAKDTTTMLIDDFRNGSLKLTDKRDPQDILDLLASKNVSATTWEGWHNLDAHERALGEAEGRERKKVVEWNDMVAASHPEYEI from the coding sequence ATGAGCACTCCCCAGGATTCCCTCCGCGTCGCCGTCGTCGGCTCCGGCCCGGCCGGCATCTACGCCTCCGACCTGCTGATCAAGTCTGACCTCGCCCAGTCCGGCGTAGACGTGAAGGTAGACATCTTCGAGCGCATGCCCGCGCCCTTTGGCCTGATCCGCTACGGTGTGGCGCCGGACCACCCGCGTATCAAGGGCATTGTCAAGTCCCTGCACAACGTGATGGACAAGCCGGAGATCCGCCTGCTGGGCAACGTCGACGTGGGCACCGACATCACTGTTGAGGAGCTGCAGGAGTACTACGACGCCGTCATCTTCGCTACCGGCGCTGTCGCCGACCGCGACCTGAACATCCCGGGCGCGGAGCTTGACGGCCACCACGGCGCCGCCGAGTTCGTCGGCTTCTACGACGGTAACCCGGACTTCACCCGCGACTGGGACCTGACGGCTGAGAAGATCGCGATTGTCGGCGTAGGCAACGTGGCCCTGGATATTGCGCGCGTGCTGGCCAAGACTGCAGATGAGCTGCACGTCACCGAGATCCCGGACAATGTTTATGAGAACCTGGGCCGCTCCGCCGCGAAGGAGATTCACATCTTCGGCCGCCGCGGCCCGGCGCAGGCGAAGTTCAGCCCGCTGGAGCTCAAGGAGCTGGACCACTCCCCCACCATTGAGGTGATTGTGGACCCGGAGGACATCGACTACGACGAAGCGTCCGAGCAGGCCCGCCGCGACTCCAAGTCCGTTGACCTGATCTGCCAGACCCTTGAGGGTTACGCGATGCGCGACCCGAAGGGTGCCCCGCACAAGCTGTTCATCCACTTCTTCGAGTCCCCGGTGGAGATCACCGGTGAGGACGGAAAGGTCACCGGTTTTATCACCGAGCGTACGGAGCTTGACGGCAACGGTGGCGTGACCACCACCGGCGAGACCACCACCTGGGATGTCCAGGCGGTCTACCGCGCGGTCGGCTATCGTTCCGACGCTGTCAACGGTGTTCCCTTCGACGACTACAAGGCCGTCATCCCCAACGACGAAGGCCACGTGCTTACCGAGCCCGGCGGCGACATCGTCCCGGGCCTGTACGCCACCGGCTGGATCAAGCGCGGCCCCGTCGGGCTGATCGGCAACACCAAGTCCGACGCCAAGGACACCACCACGATGCTTATCGACGACTTCCGCAACGGCTCCCTGAAGTTGACCGACAAGCGCGACCCCCAGGACATCCTGGACCTGCTGGCCTCCAAGAACGTCAGCGCGACCACCTGGGAAGGCTGGCACAACCTCGACGCCCACGAGCGCGCCCTCGGCGAAGCCGAAGGCCGCGAGCGCAAGAAGGTCGTCGAGTGGAACGACATGGTCGCCGCCTCGCACCCGGAGTACGAGATCTAG
- a CDS encoding acetate kinase: protein MAYVLVLNSGSSSIKFQIVDPTASAADTPFVSGLVEQIGEPSGHIKIKIEGRAVESSMPIRDHRGGLQLAIAMLDANGAGPTQVEIIAVGHRIVHGGQTFSEPVLIDDTVVEQIRDLIPLAPLHNPANIDGIEVARALLPNIPHIGVFDTGFFNHLPANAATYAIDAEVAKEQKIRRYGFHGTSHEFIASQVPDLIGKPLEETNQIVLHLGNGASVSAVRGGQPIDTTMGLTPLEGLVMGTRSGDIDPGVIFHLYRQAGMSIDEIDNLLNRGSGVKGIAGVNDFRELHTMIEEGSAEAKLAYDVYIHRLRRYIGAYMIALGRVDAITFTAGVGENDSQARADALANLEGFGVKLDEAKNAERGDARIISTDDSATKVLVVPTNEELAIAQKSAQIAQGA from the coding sequence ATGGCATACGTACTCGTTCTCAACTCCGGGTCCTCCTCGATCAAATTCCAGATCGTCGACCCGACCGCCTCCGCCGCAGACACCCCGTTCGTCTCCGGCTTGGTTGAGCAGATCGGTGAACCCAGCGGCCACATCAAGATCAAGATCGAGGGTCGTGCGGTAGAGTCCTCCATGCCGATCCGTGACCACCGCGGCGGCTTGCAGCTGGCCATCGCCATGCTGGATGCCAACGGCGCTGGCCCGACCCAGGTGGAGATCATCGCCGTGGGTCACCGCATCGTGCACGGTGGTCAGACCTTCAGCGAGCCAGTGCTTATCGACGACACTGTGGTCGAGCAGATCCGCGACCTCATTCCACTGGCCCCGCTGCACAACCCCGCCAACATTGACGGCATCGAGGTGGCACGCGCACTGCTGCCGAACATTCCGCACATCGGTGTGTTCGACACCGGCTTCTTCAACCACCTGCCGGCCAACGCCGCCACCTACGCCATTGACGCGGAGGTGGCCAAGGAGCAGAAGATCCGCCGCTACGGCTTCCACGGCACCTCCCACGAGTTCATCGCGTCCCAGGTCCCGGACCTGATTGGCAAGCCCCTCGAGGAGACTAACCAGATCGTGCTGCACCTGGGCAACGGTGCGTCCGTCTCCGCTGTGCGTGGCGGCCAGCCGATCGACACCACCATGGGCCTCACCCCGCTCGAAGGCCTGGTCATGGGTACCCGCTCCGGCGACATCGACCCGGGTGTCATCTTCCACCTCTACCGCCAGGCCGGCATGAGCATTGACGAGATCGATAACCTGCTCAACCGCGGCTCCGGCGTGAAGGGCATCGCCGGTGTCAACGACTTCCGCGAGCTGCACACCATGATCGAGGAAGGCTCCGCCGAGGCGAAACTGGCTTACGACGTCTACATTCACCGTCTGCGCCGCTACATCGGTGCCTACATGATCGCCCTGGGCCGTGTTGACGCCATCACCTTCACCGCCGGTGTCGGCGAGAACGACTCTCAGGCTCGTGCCGACGCGCTGGCAAATCTCGAGGGCTTCGGCGTGAAGCTAGATGAGGCGAAGAATGCTGAGCGCGGCGACGCCCGTATCATCTCCACCGACGACTCCGCTACCAAGGTCCTCGTGGTTCCGACCAACGAGGAGCTGGCCATCGCCCAGAAGTCCGCGCAGATCGCGCAAGGGGCTTAA
- a CDS encoding DUF3800 domain-containing protein, whose protein sequence is MGKNADRSVRLCYLDESETTDDSFYTFGALMCSPAQAVNVEEEINELGDQLHSRYSTVLPSQSEFHAVEIFHGKGHWRQIAMADRFDLFSEIVQVIKRQKPIFVTRTIDENLYRARYGTRAFPLHQQTMGYILDEVEKQMRKNYSDDRALIFADEHHSANDSRASLRAARGKALKGKISVALDHIFDTAYFGPSDHSRLLQAVDVCTYFYQKGRFSAPMNNAWARSQVERICSEVDSLLEYEYVWPKQ, encoded by the coding sequence ATGGGGAAAAACGCAGACCGCTCGGTCCGGTTGTGCTATTTGGACGAATCAGAGACTACAGATGACTCTTTCTACACTTTCGGCGCGCTGATGTGCAGCCCGGCGCAAGCCGTGAACGTTGAGGAAGAGATCAATGAGCTCGGCGACCAATTGCACAGCCGTTATTCAACCGTTCTTCCAAGTCAATCAGAATTTCACGCAGTAGAGATTTTTCACGGCAAAGGCCATTGGCGACAAATCGCCATGGCCGATCGTTTCGATCTTTTCTCCGAGATTGTTCAGGTCATCAAAAGGCAGAAGCCCATCTTTGTCACCCGCACGATTGACGAGAATCTCTACCGAGCACGGTATGGAACTAGGGCATTCCCACTTCATCAGCAGACCATGGGTTACATTCTCGACGAAGTAGAGAAACAGATGCGCAAAAACTACTCCGATGATCGCGCTCTCATTTTCGCAGACGAGCACCACTCAGCTAATGACTCTCGTGCGAGCCTACGAGCTGCGAGAGGAAAAGCACTCAAGGGTAAAATTAGTGTCGCCCTGGACCACATCTTTGATACCGCCTATTTTGGCCCATCCGACCACAGCCGCCTATTGCAAGCGGTCGACGTATGTACATATTTTTACCAAAAGGGACGGTTCTCTGCCCCCATGAACAATGCTTGGGCAAGATCTCAGGTCGAGCGCATCTGCTCAGAAGTGGACAGTCTTCTGGAATATGAATATGTGTGGCCCAAGCAGTAG
- a CDS encoding roadblock/LC7 domain-containing protein gives MTFTQHYAPYPLTSDANSMSEPNPYLNNRRFPGDNNVVNPDANFYRNVDANARIADADIVDAEIADDDTAGVDEWSTQIGRHRRVRGTDFSTSDLAKACLPIMSNLRNEVPGVHSVVLGTGDGLHVCSIGLKDGIDASRITALNSSMFGVAAAHAKVIDPVLGDEHSTSVIVELPGDNLMALVRIEHEPIGHLVMGIFATDTQLGMLTHHARSFGKRLGEWLREI, from the coding sequence ATGACGTTCACCCAGCACTACGCACCTTATCCCTTGACCTCCGATGCGAATTCCATGAGCGAACCGAACCCTTACTTGAATAACCGCCGCTTTCCCGGCGACAATAACGTTGTGAACCCCGACGCGAATTTCTACCGAAACGTGGACGCTAATGCCCGAATAGCGGACGCGGACATAGTAGATGCCGAAATCGCAGACGACGATACGGCTGGCGTCGACGAGTGGTCCACCCAGATTGGACGCCACCGTCGCGTGCGCGGCACAGATTTTTCCACCAGCGACTTGGCAAAGGCGTGCTTGCCGATCATGTCGAATCTGCGCAACGAGGTGCCCGGTGTGCACTCGGTGGTCCTCGGCACCGGTGACGGCCTGCATGTGTGCTCCATCGGCTTGAAAGACGGCATCGACGCATCGCGTATCACGGCGCTCAACTCGTCGATGTTCGGTGTGGCCGCCGCCCACGCAAAGGTCATTGACCCGGTCTTGGGTGATGAGCACAGCACCAGCGTCATCGTTGAGCTCCCCGGTGACAACCTCATGGCACTGGTGAGGATCGAGCACGAGCCGATCGGCCACCTGGTCATGGGCATTTTCGCCACCGACACCCAGCTGGGCATGCTGACCCACCACGCGCGCAGCTTCGGTAAGCGGCTCGGTGAGTGGCTGAGGGAGATTTAA